The following are encoded in a window of Streptococcus pasteurianus genomic DNA:
- a CDS encoding NUDIX domain-containing protein, which produces MFQGENAETTVGREIDEELGLRVKSLTFNTCQYYERSNSLIINFAATVTGNVSPNHEIDD; this is translated from the coding sequence GTGTTTCAAGGGGAAAATGCCGAGACAACTGTGGGGCGTGAGATTGATGAGGAACTTGGTTTAAGGGTTAAATCATTGACATTTAACACCTGTCAGTATTATGAACGCAGCAATTCACTCATAATTAATTTTGCGGCAACAGTTACTGGCAATGTGTCACCTAACCACGAAATTGACGATTGA
- a CDS encoding ChbG/HpnK family deacetylase — protein MKKILLRADDLGYSEAVNYGIEKSVKEGLISSLGVMVNMPATQHGVDLIKDCPLALGVHTNICAGKPLTNPELIPSLVDENGNFKSSKQFRAAKEDFVVFEEVVLEIEAQYQKFLALFGRQPDYFEGHAVASSNFFKGLETVAEKHGLKYSGFSIGGAPLTIGNSLVQFNMESMAPHYEPFDMLKRMVAKADDHVVQLAVFHPGYLDDDILTHSSLTIPRTQEVAMLINPDVKQWLRKQDVELIDYRDL, from the coding sequence ATGAAAAAAATTCTTTTGCGTGCTGATGATTTAGGTTATTCTGAGGCTGTTAATTATGGTATTGAAAAGTCGGTCAAGGAAGGGCTGATTTCAAGTCTTGGTGTTATGGTCAATATGCCTGCTACGCAGCATGGCGTTGATTTAATCAAAGATTGTCCTTTGGCTCTTGGGGTGCATACCAACATTTGTGCTGGGAAGCCTTTGACAAATCCTGAGCTTATTCCGAGCTTGGTGGATGAGAATGGTAATTTCAAATCTTCTAAACAATTTCGAGCAGCGAAAGAGGATTTTGTCGTTTTTGAGGAAGTTGTCTTGGAAATTGAAGCGCAGTACCAGAAATTTTTAGCCTTATTTGGGCGTCAGCCAGATTATTTTGAAGGGCATGCGGTAGCGTCAAGCAATTTCTTTAAGGGATTAGAAACTGTCGCAGAAAAGCACGGCTTGAAATACTCAGGATTTTCAATAGGTGGCGCACCATTGACAATTGGGAACTCTCTTGTGCAATTCAATATGGAATCAATGGCGCCGCATTATGAGCCTTTTGACATGCTAAAACGCATGGTAGCAAAAGCCGATGACCATGTGGTACAGTTGGCTGTTTTTCACCCTGGTTATCTTGATGATGACATTCTAACGCACTCTAGCCTAACCATTCCTCGAACACAAGAAGTTGCTATGTTAATCAATCCTGATGTCAAACAATGGCTCAGAAAGCAAGATGTTGAACTCATTGATTACCGAGATTTGTAA
- a CDS encoding PTS transporter subunit EIIC, with protein MVDNNKVIAEKVLAAVGGKENVMSATHCMTRLRLNLKDTSVPKKDEVTSIPGVLAVVESGGQYQVVIGQNVAKVYPEFAKLAGVTLEKQVDENLDKPKEKLTLKGVGMAILNYMSGSMTPLIPAMIAAAMFKTIQVVIGPDLLGLVSEKSNMYVLCDIMYSAFFYFLPIFLGFTAAKKLGVSQVMGIMLGAMLLVPDFVALDGQKFTIYGFLTTTAHDYSQTVLPVIISIWVMSYVERFFKKIIPDVLSTIFVPFLTIFVMVPITFVVLAPIGNLGGELIGNGLIAFGNVGGFLSIAVVAALWEFLVMSGMHQVLIVFGITAMMQNGYDSFVLTAGGYATWAAFGMAFGAFLRFREKDAKALAFGYFVSAIIGGVTEPVLYGIGLRYKRPFLALAAGGFCGGLYAGLTHVGTYVMGATNFLAVLGYVGGGTVNMINGCIAAAIAFAVTAVLTYLFGFNKTESVLQRN; from the coding sequence ATGGTCGATAATAACAAAGTTATCGCAGAAAAAGTGCTTGCTGCAGTTGGTGGCAAGGAAAATGTGATGAGTGCAACACATTGTATGACACGTTTGCGTTTGAATTTAAAGGATACTTCCGTTCCTAAAAAAGACGAGGTAACCAGTATTCCAGGTGTTCTTGCTGTTGTTGAGTCTGGTGGACAGTATCAAGTTGTCATTGGGCAAAATGTTGCAAAAGTTTATCCTGAATTTGCTAAATTAGCAGGGGTCACATTGGAAAAACAAGTTGACGAGAATCTGGATAAACCAAAGGAAAAATTAACATTAAAAGGTGTGGGAATGGCAATCCTTAATTATATGTCAGGCTCAATGACACCTTTAATCCCAGCTATGATTGCTGCAGCAATGTTTAAAACGATTCAAGTCGTTATTGGACCAGATTTACTTGGATTGGTTTCTGAAAAGAGCAATATGTATGTTTTATGTGATATTATGTATAGTGCTTTTTTCTACTTCTTGCCAATTTTTCTTGGTTTTACAGCTGCTAAAAAACTTGGTGTGAGTCAGGTCATGGGGATAATGTTAGGGGCGATGTTGCTAGTACCTGACTTTGTTGCTTTGGACGGTCAAAAATTTACCATTTACGGTTTTCTAACAACAACTGCTCATGATTATTCGCAAACGGTTTTACCTGTTATTATTTCTATTTGGGTAATGAGTTATGTTGAACGTTTTTTCAAAAAAATAATTCCTGATGTTTTATCAACGATTTTCGTGCCATTTTTAACGATTTTTGTTATGGTTCCTATTACCTTTGTTGTTTTGGCTCCAATTGGTAATCTTGGTGGTGAATTAATTGGGAATGGTTTGATTGCTTTTGGTAATGTTGGTGGCTTTCTTTCGATTGCTGTCGTTGCAGCCTTGTGGGAATTTCTTGTTATGTCAGGAATGCACCAAGTTTTGATTGTTTTTGGGATCACTGCTATGATGCAAAATGGTTATGATAGTTTTGTTCTGACAGCAGGTGGTTATGCAACTTGGGCAGCATTTGGCATGGCTTTTGGAGCGTTTCTGCGTTTTCGTGAAAAAGATGCTAAGGCTTTGGCGTTTGGTTATTTTGTTTCAGCGATTATAGGTGGAGTAACCGAACCAGTTCTTTACGGTATTGGACTTCGCTATAAACGTCCTTTTCTTGCCCTTGCAGCAGGTGGCTTCTGTGGTGGACTTTACGCAGGGTTAACCCATGTTGGAACTTATGTTATGGGAGCTACGAATTTTCTAGCTGTTCTTGGCTATGTTGGTGGTGGAACAGTGAACATGATAAATGGCTGTATTGCGGCGGCGATTGCTTTTGCTGTAACTGCTGTTTTAACGTATCTTTTCGGTTTTAATAAAACAGAAAGTGTTTTGCAAAGAAATTAG
- a CDS encoding M24 family metallopeptidase — MSKLDQIRPYLSQEKANIAVFSDPVTVNYLTGFYCDPHERQMFLFVYSDREPVLFVPALEVARASQIVTFPVFGYMDSENPWQKIKSSLPSTDSAKVFAEFDNLNVTKFQGLQTVFDGRFEDLTPFIQKMRLIKSQDEIEKMLIAGQFADKAVQVGFDNISLDNTETDVIAMIEFEMKKQGVEKMSFDTMVLTGNNAANPHGIPGTNKIENNSLLLFDLGTDMHGYASDMTRTVAVGKPDQFKKDIYELCLEAQLTAQEFIKPGVLASEVDAAARNVIEKSGYGEYFNHRLGHGIGMTCHEFPSIMEGNDMEIQEGMCFSVEPGIYIPGKVGVRIEDCGHVTKSGFEVFTHTPKELLYFEG, encoded by the coding sequence ATGTCAAAATTAGATCAAATCCGCCCATATCTTAGTCAAGAAAAAGCTAATATTGCTGTTTTTTCCGACCCCGTCACTGTAAATTATTTAACTGGATTTTACTGTGACCCACACGAACGCCAAATGTTCCTTTTTGTGTATAGCGACCGTGAACCTGTGCTTTTCGTTCCAGCACTTGAAGTGGCACGCGCAAGCCAAATTGTCACTTTCCCAGTTTTTGGTTATATGGATTCTGAAAATCCTTGGCAAAAAATCAAATCTAGTCTACCTTCAACTGACAGCGCGAAAGTTTTTGCTGAATTTGACAACCTCAATGTGACAAAATTTCAAGGTTTGCAAACTGTTTTTGACGGACGTTTTGAAGACTTGACACCATTTATTCAAAAAATGCGTCTCATCAAATCACAAGATGAAATCGAAAAAATGCTAATCGCTGGTCAGTTTGCTGATAAAGCGGTTCAAGTTGGTTTTGATAATATTTCATTAGACAATACAGAGACTGATGTCATTGCCATGATTGAGTTTGAAATGAAAAAACAAGGTGTTGAAAAAATGAGTTTTGACACTATGGTCTTGACTGGAAATAATGCTGCTAATCCACACGGTATCCCTGGTACGAACAAAATTGAAAATAACTCACTGCTCTTGTTTGACCTTGGAACAGATATGCATGGCTATGCTAGTGATATGACACGTACCGTTGCCGTTGGTAAACCTGACCAATTCAAAAAAGATATTTACGAACTTTGCTTAGAAGCCCAATTAACAGCTCAAGAATTCATCAAACCTGGTGTTCTTGCTAGCGAAGTTGACGCTGCTGCACGTAATGTCATTGAAAAATCCGGCTACGGTGAATACTTCAACCACCGTCTTGGACATGGTATCGGTATGACTTGTCACGAATTTCCTTCAATCATGGAAGGTAACGATATGGAAATTCAAGAAGGCATGTGCTTCTCTGTCGAACCTGGCATTTACATCCCTGGAAAAGTTGGCGTACGTATCGAAGATTGCGGACACGTCACAAAATCTGGCTTTGAAGTCTTTACACACACACCAAAAGAATTGCTTTATTTTGAAGGATAA